A region of Solanum dulcamara chromosome 7, daSolDulc1.2, whole genome shotgun sequence DNA encodes the following proteins:
- the LOC129895659 gene encoding protein DETOXIFICATION 16-like produces MEAEYGKSPSVKTPLIDDREKQSYLDQKRNNGDGFSKEEIVEEMKKQIWLAGPLVSVNLLQFSLQLISIMFVGHLGELPLSGASMANSFTSVTGISLLMGMSSALDTFCGQSYGAKQYHMLGIHMQRAMIILSLVSIPLAVIWANTGPILKFLGQDPSISDEAGQYALYFIPGVFAYGLLQCVVRFLQTQSIVIPMVLCAGVTTLIHVVVCWILVFKSDLGVKGAALANSISYWLNFLFLALYIKFSPSCAKTWTGLSKEALKDMLAFLRLAIPSAIMVCLEMWSFELMVLLSGLLPNPQLETSVLSICLNTAATVWMIPFGLSGAVSTRVSNELGAAHPQLARLALYVVLAVAVIEGLVLGLVLILIRNIWGYAYSNETEVVRYIAIMMPFLAASNFLDGLQCVLSGAVRGFGWQKIGAIINLGSYYLVGIPSAVLMAFVLHIGGKGLWMGIICALLVQVLSLLFINLRTNWEQEARKAQERVEETALPVELVY; encoded by the exons ATGGAAGCAGAATATGGAAAATCTCCCTCTGTAAAGACGCCATTGATCGACGACCGAGAAAAACAGAGCTATCTTgatcaaaaaagaaataatggaGATGGGTTTAGCAAGGAAGAGATTGTTGAGGAAATGAAGAAGCAAATATGGCTAGCAGGACCCTTAGTCAGCGTTAACCTTTTGCAGTTTTCTTTACAGCTAATATCCATTATGTTTGTTGGTCATCTTGGAGAATTGCCCCTTTCTGGTGCTTCCATGGCTAATTCCTTCACTTCTGTTACGGGTATCAGCCTATTG ATGGGGATGTCAAGTGCACTCGACACATTTTGTGGACAGTCGTATGGAGCAAAACAGTATCATATGCTTGGCATTCACATGCAGAGAGCAATGATTATACTTTCACTTGTAAGCATACCTCTTGCAGTCATTTGGGCAAACACTGGCCCTATTCTCAAGTTCTTAGGCCAAGATCCTAGTATATCTGATGAAGCTGGTCAATATGCCTTGTATTTTATCCCCGGTGTTTTCGCTTATGGCTTGCTTCAATGTGTTGTGAGATTTTTACAAACACAAAGTATTGTCATCCCCATGGTGTTATGTGCTGGAGTTACAACCTTAATCCACGTCGTTGTCTGTTGGATTTTGGTCTTCAAGTCTGACCTTGGTGTCAAAGGAGCTGCTCTAGCAAATTCAATCTCTTACTGGCTTAACTTCTTGTTCTTGGCTCTTTATATCAAGTTTTCTCCTTCATGTGCAAAGACTTGGACAGGATTGTCAAAAGAAGCTCTGAAGGATATGCTTGCTTTCCTTAGACTTGCGATTCCCTCGGCCATCATGGTCTG TTTAGAAATGTGGTCGTTTGAGCTAATGGTTCTGCTTTCTGGCCTCCTTCCAAATCCACAGTTGGAAACCTCAGTGCTCTCAATCTG TCTTAATACAGCTGCAACAGTTTGGATGATCCCTTTTGGGTTGAGTGGTGCTGTGAG TACACGGGTCTCAAATGAACTAGGAGCAGCTCATCCTCAACTTGCACGTTTGGCGCTGTATGTTGTCTTAGCGGTGGCTGTTATTGAGGGGCTTGTGTTGGGATTGGTGTTAATATTAATACGTAACATATGGGGATATGCTTACAGCAATGAAACCGAAGTTGTTAGATACATAGCCATCATGATGCCATTTCTTGCAGCATCAAATTTCTTGGATGGCCTTCAATGTGTTCTCTCAG GTGCTGTAAGAGGATTTGGATGGCAGAAGATTGGGGCAATTATTAACCTTGGATCCTATTATTTGGTGGGAATTCCTTCTGCTGTCTTGATGGCTTTTGTTCTTCATATTGGAGGGAAG GGATTATGGATGGGTATTATTTGTGCACTCCTAGTACAAGTGTTGTCTCTTCTTTTCATTAACCTACGCACCAACTGGGAACAAGAA GCAAGGAAGGCTCAAGAGAGAGTGGAA